One part of the Microbulbifer sp. THAF38 genome encodes these proteins:
- a CDS encoding RNA-binding protein: protein MNIYIGNLAYAVTSDDLHEAFGAFGEISRATVITDRETGRSKGFGFVEMPNDDEARKAIEEMNDQPLSGRNIRVNEAKPREDRPRRPRF, encoded by the coding sequence GTGAATATCTATATCGGAAATCTGGCCTACGCGGTAACCTCTGACGACCTGCACGAAGCTTTCGGCGCATTCGGAGAGATCTCTCGGGCTACTGTAATTACTGACCGTGAGACTGGCCGCTCTAAGGGCTTCGGTTTCGTAGAAATGCCTAACGACGACGAAGCGCGCAAAGCGATCGAAGAGATGAACGACCAGCCTCTGTCTGGCCGTAACATCCGCGTGAACGAAGCTAAGCCTCGCGAAGATCGTCCGCGTCGCCCCCGCTTCTAA
- the ubiD gene encoding 4-hydroxy-3-polyprenylbenzoate decarboxylase: MKYKDLRDFIQLLEKRGQLKRIKFPVDPKLEMTEISDRVLRSGGPALLFENPIGFDTPVLANLFGTTERVALGMGREHIDELREVGELLAFLKEPQPPENLRDAWEKLPVFKQVLNMGPKVVKGAACQQVVLDKAQVDLTKLPIQTCWPGDAAPLVTWPLVITRGPEKKRQNLGIYRMQLIGKNRLIMRWLSHRGGALDYRDWCQKHPGEPYPVAVALGADPATILGAVTPVPDTLSEYAFAGLLRGDKTEVTGALLSDLQVPASAEYVLEGFIYPDDMADEGPYGDHTGYYNEVDSFPVFTVEKITHRKKPIYHSTYTGRPPDEPAILGEALNEVFVPILQKQFPEIVDFYLPPEGCSYRLAVVTMKKQYPGHAKRVMMGVWSFLRQFMYTKFVIVTDDDVNARDWKDVIWAMTTRMDPARDTVMVENTPIDYLDFASPVSGLGSKIGFDATNKWQGETNREWGNPIEKDPRVVQKVDEIWSKLGLE, translated from the coding sequence ATGAAATACAAAGACCTGCGTGATTTTATCCAGTTATTGGAAAAGCGCGGCCAACTCAAGCGGATCAAATTCCCAGTAGATCCCAAATTGGAAATGACGGAAATCTCTGATCGCGTATTGCGCTCGGGGGGGCCGGCATTGCTATTTGAAAATCCCATAGGCTTCGATACCCCGGTACTGGCCAATCTGTTTGGTACTACCGAGCGAGTAGCGCTGGGGATGGGGCGTGAGCATATTGATGAATTGCGCGAGGTAGGCGAGCTGCTCGCTTTTCTCAAGGAGCCACAGCCGCCAGAAAATTTACGCGATGCCTGGGAAAAACTGCCGGTTTTCAAGCAGGTGCTCAATATGGGGCCCAAGGTGGTCAAGGGAGCAGCCTGTCAACAGGTCGTCCTGGATAAAGCTCAGGTAGACCTCACCAAACTGCCCATCCAAACCTGCTGGCCGGGAGATGCTGCTCCCCTGGTGACCTGGCCTCTAGTGATTACCCGTGGCCCTGAGAAAAAGCGGCAAAATTTGGGCATTTATCGCATGCAGTTGATCGGCAAAAATCGCCTCATCATGCGCTGGCTCAGCCATCGGGGTGGCGCTCTGGACTACCGCGATTGGTGCCAGAAGCACCCTGGGGAGCCCTACCCAGTGGCTGTTGCACTCGGTGCAGATCCGGCAACTATATTGGGAGCCGTTACCCCAGTCCCGGATACCCTCTCTGAATATGCCTTTGCCGGTCTGTTACGAGGCGATAAAACCGAAGTGACAGGGGCCCTGCTCAGTGATCTACAGGTTCCAGCCAGTGCTGAATATGTGTTGGAAGGTTTTATCTATCCCGATGATATGGCCGATGAAGGCCCCTATGGAGATCACACAGGTTATTACAATGAGGTGGATAGCTTCCCGGTGTTTACCGTAGAGAAAATTACCCATCGTAAAAAACCTATTTATCACAGCACTTACACAGGACGTCCGCCGGATGAACCGGCAATCCTGGGGGAGGCGCTCAATGAAGTATTTGTGCCCATTTTACAAAAGCAATTTCCAGAAATTGTCGATTTCTATTTGCCGCCCGAAGGCTGCTCTTACCGGCTCGCTGTTGTGACCATGAAGAAGCAGTATCCCGGCCATGCCAAGCGGGTGATGATGGGAGTCTGGTCTTTCCTGCGTCAGTTTATGTATACCAAATTTGTTATCGTCACCGATGATGACGTCAATGCAAGGGATTGGAAAGATGTTATCTGGGCCATGACCACCCGTATGGACCCTGCGCGTGATACGGTAATGGTGGAAAATACCCCAATTGATTATCTGGATTTTGCCTCGCCGGTCTCTGGATTGGGTTCGAAGATTGGTTTTGATGCCACCAATAAATGGCAGGGAGAAACCAATAGAGAGTGGGGAAATCCTATCGAGAAAGACCCTCGGGTGGTCCAAAAGGTCGATGAAATCTGGTCCAAGCTGGGTCTGGAATAA
- a CDS encoding serine hydrolase, with amino-acid sequence MRVFFAVGLIIVGAFGFWAILPSQQEKSAEISNIEEFIPAIMREAAIPGMAVSRIKDGRLVFQQVYGMADVEAGKAVTLDTPFNIASIVL; translated from the coding sequence ATGAGAGTATTTTTTGCCGTCGGCCTAATCATTGTTGGCGCTTTTGGATTTTGGGCTATATTGCCAAGTCAGCAGGAGAAAAGCGCCGAAATTTCCAATATAGAAGAATTCATACCCGCAATTATGAGAGAGGCAGCCATTCCTGGTATGGCCGTCTCAAGAATAAAGGACGGTAGGCTTGTTTTTCAGCAAGTCTATGGAATGGCGGACGTAGAAGCTGGTAAGGCAGTTACCCTGGATACCCCTTTTAATATTGCATCGATAGTATTGTAG
- a CDS encoding alpha/beta fold hydrolase translates to MTTPQQCLSAITIIFSILLSKFTLAAVPPIQPQDELLSGYEYPYPVKTLGLSKLGQPATMAYMDVPSGTSAPARGTVLLLHGKNFSAAYWKDSIVALTEQGYRVIAPDQIGFGKSDKPLMQYNLHGMAADTKALLNKLKVDRVSVVGHSMGGMLATRFSLLYPEMVEKLVLINPIGLEDWKRLVPYEPLEKAILREQAQTPEGIKNYMSRAYFDGKWQESYNPLLDIQAGWTLGPDSNHIAKIDALTSEMVFTQPVLYEFEDLKVPTLLIIGTRDRTAIGRARAAEPIKKNLGRYDLLGKKTAAMIPDTKLIELDGVGHLPQFEAFNDYFKALSQFLNEEDL, encoded by the coding sequence ATGACAACGCCACAACAGTGCCTCTCAGCTATCACCATCATCTTTTCGATTCTCTTATCGAAATTTACGCTAGCCGCTGTTCCTCCTATTCAGCCACAGGATGAGTTGCTGAGCGGCTACGAGTATCCCTATCCAGTTAAGACTTTGGGGCTTTCCAAATTAGGGCAACCTGCCACTATGGCTTATATGGATGTTCCCTCAGGCACATCGGCACCTGCCAGGGGCACAGTGTTACTTCTACATGGCAAGAATTTTTCCGCCGCCTACTGGAAAGACAGCATCGTCGCACTCACGGAGCAGGGTTACCGGGTGATTGCACCGGACCAAATCGGCTTCGGCAAATCGGATAAACCATTAATGCAGTACAACCTTCACGGTATGGCCGCAGATACCAAAGCACTACTCAATAAACTGAAAGTGGATCGAGTATCTGTGGTTGGCCATTCCATGGGGGGCATGCTGGCGACACGCTTCTCTCTTTTGTACCCAGAGATGGTAGAGAAGCTCGTTTTGATTAACCCTATCGGTCTGGAGGATTGGAAACGCCTCGTGCCCTATGAGCCACTGGAAAAGGCGATACTCAGGGAGCAGGCACAGACGCCGGAAGGGATTAAGAACTACATGTCCAGGGCCTATTTTGATGGGAAATGGCAGGAATCCTACAACCCACTACTGGATATCCAGGCGGGATGGACTCTGGGTCCAGACTCTAACCATATAGCCAAGATTGATGCCCTCACCTCAGAAATGGTATTTACTCAACCGGTTTTGTATGAGTTTGAAGACCTGAAAGTACCCACCCTCCTGATTATCGGTACTCGGGATCGCACCGCGATTGGCCGCGCCCGCGCCGCCGAGCCTATCAAAAAAAATCTGGGGCGTTACGATCTGTTGGGTAAAAAAACAGCCGCCATGATTCCCGATACGAAGCTCATAGAGCTCGATGGTGTCGGGCACTTGCCACAGTTCGAAGCTTTCAATGATTATTTCAAGGCCTTGAGCCAATTCCTGAATGAAGAAGACCTGTAA
- a CDS encoding heme biosynthesis HemY N-terminal domain-containing protein produces MRKVLFAAVALLLLGALLPQINQNYPGYLVIGFGGELNKGYEMNLWFAIVALVALLLAIFVLTWIARSLFRAVRGSVDRLRFGRQRVARRRLTSGLVEFMEGNWSRARRQLLKSAPRSEAPLINYLAAARSAHELGFREEANELLAKAEACGEDTRLAVALSQARMQLQDKHYEQCIASLKRAKQLEPKHPALLQMLKQAYYSLGDWSSLRELLPELEKNANMPEEDLQKLEREVYEHQLNEAANRNDREKLHSIWHGLNGRWQRNVELRSLYARLLHHSGDDVEAEKHLRWLLNREWAPKLASLYGRLTGADAAAQLSAAEGWFKEYGESADLLTCLGRLSMRNELWGKAQQYFEKSLLLRQDPATSAELARLFQALGEKDKAARLFEEGLLQAVPDLPPVPMPSQDKPLLGVHA; encoded by the coding sequence GTGAGGAAAGTGCTTTTTGCTGCGGTTGCCCTGCTACTGCTCGGCGCTCTGCTGCCGCAGATCAACCAAAATTATCCGGGGTACCTGGTGATCGGCTTCGGCGGCGAGTTGAACAAAGGGTATGAGATGAACCTTTGGTTCGCGATAGTCGCACTTGTCGCCCTGTTACTCGCCATATTTGTTCTCACCTGGATAGCCCGCAGCCTGTTTCGCGCTGTACGTGGCAGTGTCGACCGCCTGCGCTTCGGCCGCCAAAGAGTCGCACGCCGACGCCTCACCAGTGGTCTAGTGGAATTTATGGAGGGCAACTGGTCTCGAGCGCGTCGGCAACTCCTGAAAAGCGCACCACGCTCAGAAGCGCCGCTGATTAATTACCTGGCCGCCGCACGCAGTGCTCACGAACTGGGGTTTCGCGAGGAAGCTAACGAGTTACTGGCAAAAGCTGAAGCCTGTGGGGAAGACACTCGCCTGGCAGTGGCCTTGAGCCAGGCCCGCATGCAGCTGCAGGACAAGCACTACGAACAGTGTATCGCCAGTCTCAAGCGCGCTAAACAGTTGGAGCCCAAACATCCGGCCCTGCTGCAAATGCTCAAACAGGCCTACTACTCTCTGGGTGACTGGAGCAGCTTGAGAGAGCTGCTCCCTGAGCTGGAAAAGAATGCCAATATGCCCGAGGAAGACCTGCAAAAACTGGAGCGAGAAGTCTACGAACATCAACTCAACGAAGCCGCCAATCGCAACGATAGAGAGAAACTACACAGTATCTGGCACGGCCTGAATGGCCGCTGGCAGCGCAATGTAGAGCTCCGCAGCCTTTACGCTCGCCTCTTGCATCACAGTGGCGATGATGTCGAAGCAGAGAAGCACTTGCGTTGGTTGCTTAACCGCGAGTGGGCTCCCAAGCTGGCCAGCCTGTATGGCCGTCTCACAGGAGCAGATGCCGCTGCACAGCTCTCCGCCGCAGAGGGCTGGTTCAAGGAGTACGGCGAGAGCGCCGACCTACTCACCTGCCTCGGACGCCTGAGCATGCGCAATGAGCTGTGGGGCAAAGCACAACAGTATTTCGAGAAAAGCCTGTTACTGCGCCAGGATCCTGCAACTTCTGCAGAATTGGCGCGACTTTTCCAGGCTCTCGGTGAAAAAGACAAGGCCGCGCGCCTCTTTGAGGAGGGACTATTACAAGCAGTTCCAGACCTACCTCCTGTACCCATGCCTAGCCAGGACAAACCCCTGCTAGGAGTGCATGCCTAA
- a CDS encoding uroporphyrinogen-III C-methyltransferase, protein MPMTNEKPKDNSASPAKELTSDTLAKGESKSNFAKAAQGKNDKTSMEAMPKKSGGHWWWLVFILLLIALIAFAWYSWPQLRNRITQLNFFPTKQTVSTERTEPQSEATTSNISARPDTTSQAVQETSPTTSTVPQPTAESRPPVEPQQAEVPAPSAQSQQLDQLQQADTALRNQIQLQTRTIAQLQQQLAGMQRSLTAQGNRLSELGNVSREDWQLAEADYLLRMANQRLMLEDNSRAALGLVEKVDTILRQVNLPDLYGVRQQLARDITALKLVENVDREGLYLRLRALEEQLIHASIQPQFDMAQPQKGETKAEPTQENQSPWERSWQHFTAFLRDSVRPIDGDINPVMLSPQSETRFRQTLRLNMEQAQLALLRGDSTVYKDALESARELLLTYGTANAQRNALAQQLAELSEQPIQAQMPDLNASQVALYNYIERLHKASGHDAGTAEEITQ, encoded by the coding sequence ATGCCCATGACCAACGAAAAACCCAAGGATAACTCCGCCTCCCCGGCGAAGGAACTCACCTCCGATACACTGGCCAAGGGGGAGAGCAAGAGTAATTTTGCCAAGGCAGCACAGGGCAAAAATGATAAGACTTCTATGGAGGCGATGCCTAAAAAAAGCGGCGGCCACTGGTGGTGGCTGGTCTTTATCCTTTTGCTCATCGCCCTGATCGCTTTTGCCTGGTACAGCTGGCCCCAGCTGCGTAATCGCATCACTCAGCTGAACTTCTTCCCCACCAAACAGACTGTCTCCACCGAGAGAACTGAGCCTCAAAGCGAAGCCACAACATCAAACATTTCAGCAAGGCCAGATACCACTAGCCAAGCCGTACAAGAAACTTCCCCAACTACTTCGACAGTCCCACAACCGACAGCTGAGTCCCGCCCTCCTGTAGAACCCCAGCAAGCAGAAGTTCCAGCACCCTCCGCTCAGAGCCAGCAATTGGATCAACTTCAGCAGGCAGATACCGCTCTACGCAATCAAATTCAGTTGCAAACCCGCACTATTGCACAGCTGCAGCAACAGCTAGCGGGCATGCAGCGCAGTCTCACCGCACAGGGCAACCGCCTCAGCGAGCTGGGAAACGTGAGCCGCGAGGATTGGCAGCTGGCCGAGGCCGACTATTTGTTGCGTATGGCCAATCAGCGCCTGATGCTGGAAGACAATAGCCGCGCCGCCCTGGGTCTAGTCGAAAAGGTCGATACTATTTTGCGCCAGGTAAACCTTCCCGACCTGTACGGAGTACGCCAGCAACTGGCACGGGATATTACCGCTCTAAAACTGGTGGAAAATGTCGACCGGGAGGGGCTCTACTTGCGCCTGCGCGCCCTGGAAGAACAGTTGATTCACGCCTCAATCCAACCACAGTTTGATATGGCCCAGCCTCAGAAGGGGGAAACAAAAGCAGAGCCCACTCAGGAAAACCAATCCCCGTGGGAGCGCAGTTGGCAGCACTTTACCGCCTTCCTGCGCGACTCTGTTCGCCCCATCGACGGCGATATCAACCCAGTAATGCTCTCCCCACAAAGCGAAACCCGCTTTCGCCAAACTTTGCGTCTCAACATGGAACAGGCACAGCTGGCCCTGTTGCGCGGCGACTCTACCGTTTACAAAGACGCTTTGGAGAGCGCCCGCGAATTGCTCCTGACCTATGGCACTGCCAATGCCCAGCGCAACGCACTGGCACAACAATTGGCAGAACTCAGTGAACAGCCCATTCAAGCCCAAATGCCAGACTTAAATGCCTCGCAGGTCGCCCTTTACAATTACATCGAGCGGCTTCACAAAGCCTCCGGGCATGATGCCGGTACGGCGGAGGAGATCACCCAGTGA
- a CDS encoding uroporphyrinogen-III synthase codes for MAKSLHNKRILTTRPAHQADTWDALLCAEGATVDSIPMLAIAPLTEGTAQQAIKKRILDFDQVDFAIFVSQNAVRYAVDWLEDYWPQIPQGPRYFAIGAATAKALLARGISCEHGGEHMNSEDLLAQPALQEISEQRVLIFRGAGGRTLIGDTLRARGARVDYCELYRRCLPTNAPADLAQYAFAPDAITVHSGETLANLHTCIERSNCERLLQAALICPSARVAEQARALGFTHAYTALNAGDSAMLEALLKALG; via the coding sequence ATGGCCAAAAGCCTGCACAACAAGCGAATATTGACTACTCGCCCTGCACACCAAGCCGACACCTGGGACGCGCTGTTGTGTGCCGAGGGCGCGACGGTTGACAGTATTCCCATGTTGGCGATCGCCCCCCTCACTGAGGGGACTGCTCAGCAGGCTATTAAAAAACGCATTCTCGATTTCGACCAAGTGGATTTTGCCATTTTCGTCTCCCAGAATGCGGTGCGCTACGCCGTCGACTGGCTGGAAGATTACTGGCCTCAGATACCCCAGGGGCCGCGCTATTTTGCCATTGGCGCGGCTACAGCGAAGGCTCTGTTGGCGCGTGGTATTTCCTGCGAACACGGTGGCGAGCATATGAATTCTGAAGACCTTCTCGCCCAGCCCGCTCTTCAAGAGATTTCCGAGCAACGGGTGCTGATTTTTCGCGGCGCAGGTGGGCGTACTCTGATTGGTGACACACTGCGCGCTCGCGGTGCGCGTGTGGACTACTGTGAGCTCTACCGCAGGTGTCTACCCACAAACGCCCCGGCAGATTTGGCCCAGTATGCTTTTGCCCCGGACGCCATCACTGTGCACAGCGGCGAGACACTTGCGAACCTGCACACCTGCATTGAGCGCTCAAATTGCGAGCGGCTACTGCAGGCCGCCCTTATCTGCCCCAGTGCGCGAGTGGCGGAACAGGCCCGGGCATTGGGCTTTACTCATGCCTACACCGCCCTGAATGCCGGAGACAGCGCTATGCTAGAAGCATTACTCAAGGCGCTAGGCTGA
- the hemC gene encoding hydroxymethylbilane synthase: MPISRIRIATRESALALWQANFVKDRLQQEHPELQVELLPMTSRGDRVLDIPLTKVGGKGLFVKELEVAMLEGRADIAVHSMKDVPMEFPEGLYLPVICEREDPRDAFVSNQFASFEELPQGAVVGTSSLRRQCQLLAHRPDLEVKFLRGNVNTRLAKLDAGEYDAIILAAAGLLRLEMRERIRSFLPSTVLLPAGGQGAVGIEARKDSELEALLQPLHCRETAARLSAERALVKRLNGGCQVPIGCYAELEGDNLWLRGLVGSPDGTTMIRAEIRGAAEDGEALGIQLAEQLLEQGAEKILAAI; this comes from the coding sequence ATGCCCATTTCCCGTATCCGTATCGCCACCCGCGAAAGCGCCCTGGCCCTCTGGCAGGCCAATTTCGTCAAGGACCGCCTTCAGCAGGAGCACCCCGAATTACAGGTGGAACTGCTACCAATGACTAGCCGGGGCGACCGGGTGCTGGATATTCCCCTGACCAAGGTGGGCGGCAAAGGGCTCTTTGTGAAAGAGTTGGAAGTGGCCATGCTGGAAGGGCGTGCGGATATCGCCGTGCATTCCATGAAAGATGTGCCGATGGAATTTCCCGAGGGCCTCTACCTACCGGTAATTTGTGAGCGCGAAGATCCGCGCGATGCCTTCGTTAGCAACCAGTTTGCCAGTTTTGAAGAGCTGCCCCAGGGCGCGGTGGTAGGCACCTCGAGTCTGCGCCGCCAGTGCCAGCTTCTTGCCCACCGCCCCGATCTTGAAGTCAAGTTCCTGCGCGGCAACGTGAACACCCGCCTTGCCAAACTGGACGCGGGAGAATACGACGCCATTATTCTTGCAGCCGCCGGCCTGCTGCGCCTGGAAATGCGCGAGCGCATCCGCAGCTTTTTACCTTCCACGGTATTGCTACCCGCCGGAGGCCAGGGCGCCGTCGGCATCGAAGCCCGCAAGGACAGCGAGCTGGAAGCCCTGTTACAACCCCTGCACTGCCGTGAAACCGCCGCACGTCTCAGTGCCGAACGGGCGCTGGTCAAGCGCCTTAACGGCGGTTGCCAGGTTCCTATCGGCTGCTACGCCGAGCTGGAAGGCGACAATCTGTGGTTGCGCGGCCTGGTCGGCAGCCCCGATGGTACCACCATGATCCGCGCCGAAATCCGCGGTGCGGCAGAGGATGGCGAAGCACTGGGAATTCAACTCGCGGAACAGTTGCTGGAACAGGGTGCCGAAAAAATCCTTGCCGCGATTTGA
- the ruvX gene encoding Holliday junction resolvase RuvX: MSKPITALAFDFGTRSIGLAYGQSLTASAKELPPLPAKDGKPDWNTVQQLIDEWRPHYLLVGLPLNMDGSESEFGARARKFGQRLHGRTGLPVEMIDERLSTRAAKEEAAERGHRGNYADNPVDSIAARIILEDWLRARP, encoded by the coding sequence ATGAGCAAACCCATTACCGCCCTCGCCTTCGATTTTGGCACTCGTTCCATCGGCCTCGCCTATGGTCAGAGTCTGACCGCCAGCGCCAAAGAGCTACCGCCGCTGCCAGCAAAGGACGGCAAGCCGGACTGGAACACGGTGCAGCAACTGATCGATGAATGGCGGCCGCATTATTTGCTCGTGGGCCTACCGCTGAATATGGACGGTAGTGAAAGCGAATTCGGCGCACGTGCCCGAAAATTCGGTCAGCGCCTGCACGGACGCACCGGGTTGCCAGTGGAAATGATCGATGAACGCCTCAGCACCCGCGCGGCAAAGGAAGAGGCTGCGGAGCGCGGCCACCGGGGTAACTATGCCGATAACCCCGTGGATTCCATCGCCGCGCGCATCATCCTCGAGGACTGGCTGCGCGCGCGCCCCTGA
- a CDS encoding YqgE/AlgH family protein produces MPNSNIDNDLTLGSLRGQFLLAMPGMEDPRFKHSIALIVEHSQEGAMGIVINAPSKVHWREVFEQLSLQDSSQRGGEAVLLGGPISPEQGFVLHGAGVQFDSTTEINMEISLTASRDILESLASGHGPDDVLLALGYSGWGPGQLEQELAENAWLTLPAEPEILFATPVEKRWQSAAARHGIDLSGLGSQAGHA; encoded by the coding sequence ATGCCCAACTCGAACATTGACAACGACCTGACCCTCGGCAGCTTGCGCGGCCAATTCCTACTGGCCATGCCCGGTATGGAGGACCCGCGCTTCAAGCACAGCATCGCCCTGATTGTTGAGCACAGCCAGGAAGGGGCTATGGGCATTGTGATCAACGCCCCCAGTAAGGTGCACTGGAGAGAAGTTTTCGAGCAGCTATCGCTACAGGATTCCAGCCAGCGGGGTGGTGAAGCCGTCCTGTTAGGCGGCCCAATCTCCCCGGAACAGGGCTTTGTTCTGCATGGTGCCGGCGTGCAGTTCGACTCAACCACCGAGATCAATATGGAGATCAGCCTCACCGCATCCAGGGATATTCTCGAATCCCTCGCCTCCGGGCACGGCCCCGACGATGTATTGCTGGCCCTGGGCTACTCCGGCTGGGGGCCGGGGCAGCTGGAGCAGGAGTTGGCGGAAAACGCCTGGCTGACACTGCCGGCGGAACCCGAAATTCTTTTTGCCACCCCTGTGGAAAAACGCTGGCAGAGCGCCGCAGCACGCCACGGCATCGACCTTTCCGGGCTTGGCTCTCAGGCCGGACACGCTTAG
- a CDS encoding energy transducer TonB yields the protein MNSTANTTPSTAEQRERFAFSLFLAGAIHALLIFGVAFATPEGRQAAPTLEVTLSQYNSPQAPEDADYLAQHNQQASGTADTPKELSSNRRAEFADTQIHDVNPLPQQQAARPADQRRQLITTIGNSPLQAPELPAEEKLSDEKRGDAPNDLAKTNPKIASLQARLDKIRQTIAQRPRVRRLTSVATKASADAAYLHDWRQKVEAVGSDNFPEEALQQKITGSLRMMVRLLPTGAVEEVIILNSSGERILDDAAQQIVRLAAPFAPFPAEIRKEADRLEIIRTWRFEMTGFSTTAGELPERG from the coding sequence ATGAATTCCACCGCCAATACGACGCCAAGTACTGCGGAGCAGCGCGAGCGTTTTGCCTTTTCGCTGTTTCTCGCTGGCGCCATTCACGCGCTTCTGATTTTTGGCGTGGCTTTTGCTACACCAGAAGGACGACAGGCAGCACCAACCCTGGAAGTCACCCTGTCCCAATATAATTCCCCACAAGCGCCGGAGGATGCCGACTACCTGGCTCAACACAACCAACAGGCCAGCGGCACGGCGGATACCCCAAAAGAATTATCCAGCAACCGCCGCGCCGAATTTGCCGATACGCAAATTCACGATGTCAATCCGCTGCCGCAACAACAGGCTGCACGGCCCGCTGACCAACGACGTCAGTTGATTACTACCATCGGCAACAGCCCTCTGCAGGCTCCAGAACTGCCCGCCGAAGAAAAGCTTTCCGATGAGAAACGCGGCGATGCGCCCAATGACTTGGCCAAGACCAATCCTAAAATTGCCAGCCTACAGGCACGCCTGGACAAGATCCGCCAGACTATCGCCCAGCGCCCGCGGGTGCGCAGGCTTACCTCTGTCGCAACCAAGGCCTCAGCGGATGCCGCCTATCTGCACGATTGGCGCCAGAAAGTTGAGGCCGTGGGCAGTGACAACTTCCCCGAGGAAGCACTGCAACAAAAAATCACCGGTAGCCTGCGTATGATGGTGCGTCTACTGCCCACAGGCGCCGTGGAGGAGGTAATCATCCTGAATTCTTCCGGTGAGCGTATCCTCGACGATGCCGCCCAACAGATTGTGCGCCTGGCAGCGCCCTTCGCACCTTTCCCTGCGGAGATTCGCAAAGAGGCCGACCGTCTCGAAATCATTCGTACCTGGCGTTTTGAAATGACCGGGTTCTCCACTACCGCAGGTGAGTTGCCCGAGCGCGGCTAA
- the gshB gene encoding glutathione synthase, translated as MNYSLGVVMDPIAQINFKKDTTLALLQAAQDSGFQLFYFEQSDLYLDNGRAIGRGRPLKVFDDPERWFSLEEATEMPLGELDTILMRVDPPFDNEYIYSTYILEAAEREGALVVNKPQSLRDCNEKIFATTFPQCCPPVLVSKDMQRLREFHKTHRDVIFKPLDGMGGAGIFHCKPDGANLGAILEMLTQHGRQQIMAQRYIPEIKDGDKRILVVDGVAVPYCLARIPEAGETRGNLAAGGRGEARPLTDRDRWIVEQVAPTLKEKGLLFVGLDVIGDYLTEINVTSPTCVREIDAAYDTYIGARLMSAITHRLAQKR; from the coding sequence ATGAATTATTCCCTCGGTGTGGTGATGGACCCCATCGCCCAGATCAATTTTAAGAAAGATACGACACTTGCACTGTTACAGGCCGCACAAGACAGCGGTTTCCAGCTGTTTTATTTTGAGCAAAGCGACCTGTATTTGGACAATGGCCGTGCCATTGGCAGGGGCAGACCTCTTAAGGTTTTTGACGATCCCGAGCGCTGGTTCAGCCTCGAGGAAGCCACAGAGATGCCCTTGGGTGAACTCGATACAATTTTGATGCGTGTCGACCCACCTTTCGACAATGAGTACATTTATTCCACTTACATCCTTGAGGCGGCCGAGCGTGAAGGCGCCCTGGTAGTTAACAAACCGCAGTCCCTGCGCGACTGTAATGAGAAAATTTTCGCGACCACTTTTCCGCAATGCTGCCCGCCTGTTTTGGTGAGCAAGGATATGCAACGCCTGCGTGAATTCCACAAAACTCACCGCGATGTCATTTTCAAACCTTTGGACGGCATGGGCGGCGCTGGTATTTTTCACTGCAAACCCGACGGCGCCAATTTAGGGGCCATTCTGGAAATGCTCACTCAACACGGTCGCCAACAGATTATGGCGCAGCGTTACATTCCCGAAATCAAAGATGGTGACAAGCGAATTTTGGTAGTCGATGGTGTGGCGGTGCCCTATTGCCTGGCCAGAATTCCCGAGGCGGGCGAAACACGCGGCAACTTAGCCGCCGGTGGTCGCGGCGAGGCACGGCCACTGACGGATCGCGATCGATGGATCGTGGAGCAGGTCGCCCCCACATTAAAAGAAAAAGGGCTCTTGTTCGTAGGCCTGGATGTCATCGGTGATTACCTTACGGAAATCAATGTCACCAGCCCAACGTGTGTGCGCGAGATTGATGCGGCCTACGACACCTATATCGGTGCGCGACTAATGAGCGCCATCACACACCGCTTGGCACAAAAGCGTTAA